From one Flavobacterium sp. N502536 genomic stretch:
- a CDS encoding putative quinol monooxygenase gives MISITAILKSKPENTAQIKNMLNHLITETRKEEACVRYDLHHSENVFIIWEEWKDQPGLDIHNNQSYLLDFIKESETLISSPIQVYKTAQIL, from the coding sequence ATGATCTCAATAACTGCTATTTTAAAAAGTAAACCGGAAAATACAGCACAAATCAAAAACATGCTAAATCATTTGATTACAGAAACCAGAAAAGAAGAGGCTTGTGTACGTTATGATCTTCACCATAGTGAAAATGTTTTTATTATTTGGGAAGAGTGGAAAGACCAACCAGGACTTGATATTCATAACAATCAATCGTATTTACTGGATTTCATTAAAGAAAGCGAAACTTTGATCTCCTCTCCTATACAGGTTTACAAAACGGCACAAATCTTATAA
- a CDS encoding NAD(P)H-dependent oxidoreductase: MKKIFIINGGQNFAHSGGKFNQTVTDWTLEYLTNSKKFEIKTTNIQDEIDLEKEVEKFVWADLVIYHTPIWWFQVPNLFKKYIDDVFTAGHEKGIYKNDGRTRTNPDINYGTGGLLHGRKYMLTTSWNAPATAFTLPGEFFEETTVDEGVMFGFHKMNKFVGMEKLDGFHFHDVEKGATAENIGIFKVNYTNHLEQIFKTL; the protein is encoded by the coding sequence ATGAAAAAAATATTTATTATCAACGGCGGGCAAAATTTTGCTCACTCAGGCGGAAAGTTCAATCAAACAGTTACTGACTGGACTTTGGAATACTTAACAAACAGTAAAAAATTTGAAATAAAAACAACCAATATTCAGGATGAAATTGATCTTGAAAAAGAGGTCGAAAAATTCGTTTGGGCCGATTTAGTGATCTACCACACTCCGATCTGGTGGTTTCAGGTTCCTAATCTTTTCAAAAAATATATTGACGACGTTTTTACTGCCGGACATGAAAAAGGAATTTACAAAAACGACGGCAGAACAAGAACAAATCCGGACATTAATTACGGTACAGGCGGACTTTTACACGGACGAAAATACATGCTTACTACCAGCTGGAATGCTCCTGCAACGGCTTTTACCCTTCCGGGAGAATTTTTTGAAGAAACAACTGTAGACGAAGGTGTTATGTTTGGTTTCCATAAAATGAATAAATTTGTAGGAATGGAGAAATTAGACGGTTTCCATTTTCATGATGTAGAAAAAGGTGCCACAGCCGAAAATATTGGTATCTTTAAGGTTAACTATACCAACCATTTAGAACAAATCTTTAAAACTTTATAA
- a CDS encoding PKD domain-containing protein — MKKNYLIAAVFLLQCFISFGQKQNPIGCGTQLSQKEETAFQKSLSKIKTWKKGNTKKAATTPYLIPVVFHILTDGTNINNAFTKEQMKCRIDDALLIVNKDFNGLFPGYATTDPRFDAVKSKMNIQFVLATVDPEGNPLEIPGLDWHPEAHVSDGYDARIYDHIWYGKNNRYYLDVLVVDEPNTGQGATGSGHAFLPIQDAIPRVAFNHRYIGSTCGSHASATFAKVMTHEFGHYFGLKHTFQDDCDPVNDGMADTPPTKVAEGCARNVLNSCGVYANTENHMDYNTECQNMYTRDQTNAMTYWLEDKTVAKYPRGLLWEPANLGAVGLIETAPLANFSNSTTAVCSGKAIAFKDVSLGLPNSRVWTFEGGAPATSTDVNPVVTYNTSGKYKVTLEVTNSLGTNTKEVQNYIEVDQKSNTNYTESFAGAFPPRGWEVTNPDKGLGWEKRKGVGHNDSSCMIMNNADNSVLGALDYIRLPYFDFTAGQNSQMYFDVAYTKFDDVSPDVLKVQVSTDCGLTWNDVYSKTHTVLQTTAVPTAQANNWIPVTDANWRKEVVDLNAYIGNNNVSIRFVNVSGYGTRVWIDNVNVAVTQAATPVSDFASSMRDTRCTSLTAPFVDVSTGNPTSWNWSFPGGTPSSSTDQNPTVTYDVPGSYAVTLATKNANGSGTTTTKNNFITIVDPYKTSFTEGFEGSFPPADWEIINPDNKLTWEQRIGVGHNSSSCMVMNNADNDKVGEVDEIILRPANLSVGVTDFSFDVAYAKFDAVSPDALEILVSKDCGVTWESIYKKTHMELETFESADANNWIPSLDSHWRTERVTLSRFKGEPNVLFKFKNTSGFGARIWIDNLKFNFDSKETPFSEFVLKSDKLCSDLPIAFKDNSTGEPTAWSWSFPGGTPSSSTSEVPTVVYDNPGTYNVTLTASNAYGTGTAMTKTGVVVIKSKNSLPYLENFEGSFPVQDWQIINPGEDAITWEKRSDVGKGDLSCLVINNADNPAAKVDELVLKAVDLSSAATPYLYFDLAYTQYFSVFDPEPAPDKIDILVSSDCGVTWTNVYSKNQIQLQTVSPPIQDDPATTTSNETNDWTPTKDSDWRAEKIDLGIVKQQKNVLIKFKSTSGFGTRIWFDNLKVDNGPNLAVTKPRDINNLKGVQVYPNPSTNVFHVVTPSTADNYTVTVHSAEGKMIYTETFAGGNNTEKAINLSGKTRGVYFLNVTSSAKKTFTQKIIKQ; from the coding sequence TTGAAAAAAAACTACCTTATTGCTGCAGTTTTTCTGCTTCAATGCTTCATTTCCTTTGGGCAAAAACAAAACCCTATTGGTTGCGGAACCCAATTGTCCCAGAAGGAAGAAACGGCATTTCAGAAATCGCTTTCCAAAATTAAAACCTGGAAAAAAGGGAATACGAAGAAAGCGGCTACCACTCCTTACCTGATTCCGGTCGTGTTTCACATTTTGACCGATGGAACCAATATCAATAATGCTTTTACCAAAGAGCAGATGAAATGCAGAATTGATGATGCATTATTAATCGTGAACAAAGATTTTAATGGTTTGTTTCCGGGATACGCCACAACCGATCCTCGTTTTGACGCTGTTAAAAGTAAAATGAACATTCAGTTTGTCTTGGCGACTGTAGATCCGGAGGGGAATCCTTTAGAAATTCCGGGTTTAGACTGGCATCCCGAAGCACACGTTTCCGACGGTTATGATGCCAGAATTTATGACCACATCTGGTACGGCAAAAACAACAGGTATTATCTGGATGTTTTGGTGGTGGATGAACCCAATACGGGACAGGGAGCTACTGGTTCAGGACATGCTTTTTTACCCATTCAGGATGCCATACCGCGTGTAGCTTTCAACCACAGGTACATTGGAAGTACCTGCGGATCACATGCGAGTGCTACTTTTGCAAAGGTAATGACACATGAGTTTGGCCATTATTTTGGATTAAAACACACTTTCCAGGACGATTGTGATCCGGTTAATGACGGGATGGCCGATACTCCTCCAACGAAAGTTGCGGAAGGCTGTGCCAGAAATGTGTTAAACAGTTGCGGAGTGTATGCCAACACCGAAAACCACATGGACTATAATACGGAATGCCAGAATATGTACACCCGTGATCAGACCAATGCAATGACGTATTGGCTGGAAGATAAAACGGTTGCCAAATATCCGCGAGGATTATTGTGGGAGCCCGCTAATCTTGGTGCAGTTGGACTTATTGAAACTGCTCCTCTGGCTAATTTTAGTAACAGTACAACCGCTGTTTGTTCCGGAAAAGCAATCGCTTTTAAAGACGTTTCTTTGGGATTGCCCAATTCAAGAGTGTGGACTTTCGAAGGAGGGGCTCCGGCAACTTCAACAGACGTGAATCCGGTTGTTACTTACAATACATCAGGAAAGTACAAAGTAACTTTAGAGGTAACCAACTCGCTGGGAACAAATACCAAAGAAGTACAGAATTATATCGAAGTAGATCAAAAATCAAATACAAATTATACGGAGAGTTTTGCAGGAGCTTTTCCTCCAAGAGGATGGGAAGTTACAAACCCGGACAAAGGTCTTGGCTGGGAAAAACGTAAAGGAGTGGGGCACAATGACAGTTCGTGTATGATTATGAACAATGCCGATAACTCAGTATTAGGTGCTTTGGATTATATCAGATTGCCTTATTTTGATTTTACGGCGGGACAAAACAGTCAAATGTATTTTGACGTTGCTTATACCAAGTTTGATGATGTAAGCCCCGATGTTTTAAAAGTACAGGTTTCCACAGATTGCGGACTTACCTGGAATGATGTTTATTCGAAAACGCATACAGTTTTACAAACTACAGCTGTTCCTACTGCTCAGGCCAATAATTGGATACCCGTTACAGATGCCAATTGGCGAAAAGAAGTAGTTGATCTTAATGCTTATATCGGGAACAACAATGTTTCGATTCGTTTTGTAAACGTGTCGGGCTATGGAACACGAGTTTGGATTGATAATGTAAACGTTGCTGTGACACAGGCTGCTACTCCGGTTTCCGATTTTGCATCGAGTATGAGAGATACGCGTTGTACAAGTCTTACAGCCCCATTTGTAGATGTTTCAACAGGAAATCCAACATCATGGAACTGGTCGTTTCCGGGAGGAACACCGTCAAGTTCTACAGATCAGAATCCTACAGTAACCTATGATGTACCGGGATCTTATGCCGTAACACTGGCTACTAAAAATGCCAATGGTAGCGGAACAACAACAACTAAAAATAATTTTATAACCATTGTTGATCCTTATAAAACATCTTTTACCGAAGGTTTTGAAGGTTCTTTTCCACCAGCAGACTGGGAAATTATTAATCCGGACAACAAATTAACCTGGGAACAACGCATCGGAGTAGGGCATAACTCTTCCTCTTGTATGGTTATGAATAATGCCGACAATGATAAGGTGGGTGAGGTAGATGAAATTATTCTGAGACCAGCTAACTTGTCAGTTGGAGTAACCGATTTTTCATTCGATGTAGCCTATGCCAAATTTGATGCTGTGAGTCCGGATGCTCTGGAAATTCTCGTTTCAAAAGATTGCGGAGTTACTTGGGAAAGCATTTATAAAAAGACTCATATGGAGCTGGAAACATTTGAAAGCGCCGATGCCAACAATTGGATTCCGTCTTTAGACTCACACTGGAGAACTGAAAGAGTTACCTTATCCAGATTTAAAGGAGAACCGAACGTTTTATTTAAATTCAAAAATACTTCAGGATTTGGTGCAAGAATATGGATTGACAATTTGAAATTTAATTTCGATAGCAAAGAAACTCCATTCTCAGAATTTGTTTTGAAGAGCGATAAATTGTGCAGTGATCTTCCAATTGCATTCAAAGATAATTCGACAGGAGAGCCTACGGCATGGTCATGGTCATTTCCGGGAGGCACACCGTCTTCTTCAACAAGTGAAGTACCTACTGTGGTTTATGATAACCCGGGAACTTATAATGTGACTTTAACAGCTTCTAATGCTTATGGAACAGGAACTGCGATGACAAAAACCGGTGTGGTAGTTATAAAAAGTAAAAACAGCCTTCCATATTTAGAAAATTTTGAGGGAAGTTTTCCTGTTCAGGATTGGCAAATCATTAATCCGGGTGAGGATGCTATTACATGGGAAAAACGTTCGGATGTTGGTAAAGGAGACTTATCCTGTCTGGTAATCAATAATGCCGACAACCCGGCAGCTAAGGTTGATGAGCTTGTTTTAAAAGCAGTTGATCTTTCGTCTGCTGCAACACCTTATTTGTATTTTGATCTGGCTTATACCCAATATTTCAGCGTTTTTGATCCTGAACCAGCTCCCGATAAGATTGATATTTTGGTATCTTCCGATTGTGGTGTGACGTGGACGAATGTCTATTCTAAAAATCAAATACAGTTGCAAACGGTTTCACCTCCAATTCAGGACGATCCTGCAACCACTACATCAAACGAAACAAACGATTGGACTCCAACCAAAGATTCTGACTGGAGAGCCGAAAAGATTGATTTAGGTATCGTAAAACAACAGAAAAATGTTTTAATTAAATTTAAAAGTACTTCAGGTTTTGGAACCAGAATCTGGTTTGATAATTTAAAAGTAGACAACGGCCCTAATTTGGCAGTAACAAAACCGAGAGACATAAACAATCTGAAAGGAGTTCAGGTATATCCAAATCCTTCCACTAATGTTTTTCATGTGGTAACGCCATCTACTGCTGATAATTATACAGTTACCGTTCATAGCGCAGAAGGAAAAATGATTTATACCGAAACTTTTGCCGGAGGAAATAACACCGAAAAAGCGATTAATTTGTCGGGAAAAACAAGAGGAGTATATTTCCTTAACGTAACTTCTTCAGCTAAAAAAACTTTCACTCAGAAAATCATAAAGCAGTAG
- a CDS encoding aldo/keto reductase, translated as MEYRKLSNTELELSTITYGAFAIGGNMWGGNDKADSIASVHASIDHGVTTIDTAPFYGFGLSEEMIGEALKTQNRSKVQLLTKFGLVWDGSTNGKGEFFFDAEDNRKKIPVYKYASKNNIIKEVEESLKRLQTDYIDLLQIHWPDATTPIHETMEALESLIQQGKIRAAGVSNYSASQVQEAQKTIQLASNQVPFSMLNRSIETDLIPLTLAENIGIIAYSPMERGLLTGKYFTDGKLKDNDHRNGYFGQFDLQKVKTLVEELSSLANVKHISISQLVLRWTTLQKGITIVLAGARNAEQAISNAKTMDFDLSVSELDFINQAISKLK; from the coding sequence ATGGAATATAGAAAATTAAGCAATACTGAACTCGAATTATCCACAATTACTTACGGCGCATTTGCTATTGGCGGGAATATGTGGGGCGGAAATGATAAAGCAGATTCAATTGCTTCTGTTCATGCTTCAATCGATCATGGTGTTACTACAATTGATACTGCTCCTTTCTACGGATTTGGTTTAAGCGAGGAAATGATTGGCGAAGCTTTAAAAACTCAAAATCGTTCGAAAGTACAACTATTGACAAAATTTGGTTTGGTTTGGGACGGAAGTACCAACGGAAAGGGCGAATTTTTTTTCGATGCTGAAGACAATAGAAAAAAAATCCCTGTTTACAAATATGCTTCTAAAAACAATATTATTAAAGAAGTTGAAGAAAGCCTAAAACGTCTTCAAACCGATTATATCGACTTGCTTCAAATTCACTGGCCGGATGCTACAACTCCCATTCACGAAACAATGGAGGCATTGGAAAGCCTAATTCAACAAGGAAAAATCAGAGCAGCAGGTGTAAGCAATTACAGTGCATCGCAAGTTCAGGAGGCACAAAAAACCATTCAATTAGCCTCCAATCAGGTTCCTTTTAGTATGTTAAATCGCAGTATTGAAACGGATCTGATTCCATTAACCCTTGCTGAAAATATTGGCATTATTGCTTACAGTCCAATGGAAAGAGGTTTATTGACTGGTAAATATTTCACCGATGGTAAATTAAAAGACAACGATCATCGAAATGGCTATTTTGGTCAGTTTGATCTTCAAAAAGTAAAAACTTTGGTGGAAGAGCTGAGCTCATTAGCCAATGTCAAACACATTTCTATCTCGCAATTGGTTTTGCGTTGGACCACTTTACAAAAAGGAATTACAATTGTTCTGGCCGGAGCCAGAAATGCCGAACAAGCCATTTCAAATGCCAAAACAATGGATTTTGATTTATCGGTTTCTGAATTAGATTTCATTAATCAGGCCATTTCAAAATTAAAATAG
- a CDS encoding AraC family transcriptional regulator yields MKKENLYEPFSVSFETLDEYPDVGDRHNFFELVYILGGTGLQCINKNVFEYDAGHLFLLTPEDCHNFTIETKTNFFFLRFNDIYLKNSSLQNENIQRLEYILQNANHQPGCILKNVADKCLVKVMVEAIIREYEDKDVYNKELIQQLVNTLIIVVARNIAKYLPEQVNIGCEAKAMDILQYIQNNIYYPERIKAESISDYFGISNTYLGRYFKKHANETMQQYISNYKTKLIEHRLQFSDKRINEIAYEFGFTDESHFNKFFKKQKGNSPSEFRKTIRISA; encoded by the coding sequence ATGAAAAAAGAAAATTTATACGAACCGTTTAGTGTTTCCTTTGAGACTTTAGATGAATATCCGGATGTAGGAGATCGTCATAATTTTTTTGAATTGGTTTATATTCTGGGTGGAACCGGTTTGCAGTGCATCAATAAAAATGTCTTTGAATATGATGCGGGACATCTGTTTTTGTTGACGCCTGAGGATTGTCATAATTTTACAATTGAGACCAAAACCAATTTTTTCTTTTTGAGGTTCAATGATATTTATTTAAAAAATTCAAGCCTGCAAAACGAAAACATTCAGCGTTTAGAGTATATCCTGCAAAATGCAAATCATCAGCCGGGCTGCATTTTAAAAAATGTTGCCGATAAATGTTTGGTGAAAGTTATGGTAGAGGCTATTATTCGGGAGTATGAAGATAAAGATGTCTATAATAAAGAATTGATTCAGCAATTGGTCAACACCTTAATTATTGTCGTGGCAAGAAATATCGCGAAGTATTTGCCGGAACAGGTAAATATTGGCTGCGAGGCTAAAGCCATGGACATTCTACAATACATTCAAAACAACATTTATTATCCTGAAAGAATCAAAGCAGAATCGATTAGTGATTATTTCGGAATTTCAAATACCTATTTAGGACGCTATTTTAAAAAGCATGCCAACGAAACCATGCAACAGTATATCAGCAATTATAAAACAAAACTGATTGAACATCGCCTGCAGTTTAGTGATAAACGAATCAATGAGATCGCTTACGAATTTGGTTTTACCGATGAAAGCCACTTTAATAAATTTTTTAAAAAGCAAAAAGGAAATAGCCCTTCTGAATTCAGGAAAACCATCAGAATCAGTGCTTAA
- a CDS encoding DUF3291 domain-containing protein: MSEYHLAEINIARMKGIDINDPIMKEFKDNIDLVNILAENSDGFVWRLKDESYNTTSPNPYNDEQVIINISVWENVETLEHYMYKTFHSDFLKRRKEWFFKYGKAHTAMWWIPKGHVPTLEEAVEKLDYLQQNGVSELVFDLRNKFPAPQLKNIS; this comes from the coding sequence ATGAGCGAGTACCATTTAGCCGAAATTAATATTGCCCGAATGAAAGGTATTGATATAAACGATCCTATCATGAAAGAGTTTAAAGACAATATAGATCTTGTGAATATTTTGGCCGAAAACAGTGATGGCTTTGTGTGGAGGTTGAAAGATGAGAGTTATAATACGACAAGTCCTAATCCGTATAATGATGAGCAGGTTATTATTAATATTTCCGTTTGGGAAAATGTGGAAACATTAGAGCATTATATGTACAAGACTTTTCACAGCGATTTTTTAAAACGCCGAAAAGAATGGTTTTTTAAATATGGAAAAGCACATACTGCAATGTGGTGGATTCCTAAAGGTCATGTTCCAACTCTTGAAGAAGCGGTAGAAAAATTAGATTATTTGCAGCAAAACGGAGTTTCGGAATTGGTGTTTGATCTTCGAAACAAGTTTCCGGCACCACAATTAAAAAATATTTCTTAG
- a CDS encoding zinc-dependent alcohol dehydrogenase family protein, which translates to MKALFTNTYESDFVSTEIEIPTPKSGEVLIKIHASGVNPIDNKIRIGVSPYASPVLPAILGTDLAGVVEAIGKDVTDFKVGDEVYGLAGGVLGLQGTLAEYTAVDAALLALKPKNLSMKEAAAVPLVLLTAWEGLVDRAKVKKGDQVLVHAGAGGVGHMVVQLARIFGADVYATVSPEKAAIAEAFGATPIDYRTATVEDYVEQFTAGKGFDIIYDTVGGTSLDDSFKAIRHYGQIASCYAFGTHNLATGSLRSASLHGVFVLHPMISGEGRKHHGDILKEATKFIEEGKLKPIIDPRKFTLDNAIEAHKAVSDGSAIGKIVVDIV; encoded by the coding sequence ATGAAAGCACTTTTTACAAATACTTACGAGTCTGATTTTGTCAGTACTGAAATAGAAATACCTACTCCAAAAAGCGGAGAAGTTTTAATTAAAATTCACGCAAGCGGTGTTAACCCGATCGACAACAAAATTCGCATTGGCGTTTCGCCTTACGCATCACCTGTTTTACCTGCGATTTTAGGAACTGATCTCGCGGGCGTTGTTGAAGCCATCGGAAAGGATGTTACTGATTTTAAAGTTGGTGATGAAGTTTACGGACTCGCCGGAGGTGTACTGGGGCTTCAGGGAACTTTAGCCGAATATACAGCCGTTGATGCAGCTTTACTGGCTTTAAAACCTAAGAACTTAAGCATGAAAGAGGCCGCAGCTGTTCCGCTTGTATTGCTAACAGCCTGGGAGGGTCTAGTTGACAGAGCAAAAGTAAAAAAAGGCGATCAGGTTTTGGTTCATGCCGGAGCCGGAGGTGTTGGGCATATGGTCGTACAGTTGGCCCGCATTTTTGGTGCCGATGTTTATGCAACCGTTTCGCCTGAAAAAGCTGCTATTGCAGAAGCGTTTGGAGCCACTCCAATTGATTACAGAACCGCAACTGTTGAAGATTATGTCGAGCAATTTACAGCTGGAAAAGGTTTTGATATTATTTATGATACCGTAGGCGGGACATCCTTAGACGATTCTTTTAAAGCCATTCGCCATTATGGTCAAATTGCCAGCTGTTATGCTTTTGGAACACACAATTTAGCTACCGGATCTCTTCGATCTGCAAGTTTACACGGTGTTTTTGTTTTGCATCCGATGATTAGCGGTGAAGGCAGAAAACATCACGGAGACATCCTGAAAGAAGCTACAAAATTTATCGAAGAAGGAAAATTAAAACCTATTATTGATCCTCGAAAATTTACTTTAGATAATGCAATAGAGGCTCATAAAGCGGTTAGCGATGGTTCGGCTATCGGAAAAATTGTAGTGGATATCGTTTAA